From one Thunnus maccoyii chromosome 6, fThuMac1.1, whole genome shotgun sequence genomic stretch:
- the LOC121899363 gene encoding heat shock protein beta-7-like, whose amino-acid sequence MSSAMASLTSSSRRSSSSYRSSARYSTSSSYRSEGSLGGSSDSLDPLFEPFLDSADASSLFGEEGPGGPNCLAPFSRHSRSSYGHTAPVGGVVPGRQSSAGGGVRCLGDSYYISTDVSQFEPHDVVVMAYNHHVVIHAEKVMDDGSISDTFTHKSLFPEDMDPLSVCGNLNTDGILVVSVRRISTPGGLEPLGVPTYHSETHL is encoded by the exons ATGTCCTCTGCTATGGCATCGCTGACATCTTCCAGCCGCAGATCCTCCTCATCCTATCGTTCGTCGGCCCGTTACAGCACCTCCAGCTCCTATCGGTCGGAGGGCTCACTGGGTGGGTCGTCGGATTCTCTGGACCCCCTTTTTGAGCCCTTTCTGGACTCAGCAGATGCTTCCAGTCTGTTTGGAGAGGAGGGCCCCGGGGGGCCCAACTGTCTGGCCCCCTTCAGCAGGCACAGTAGATCGTCCTATGGACACACCG CTCCAGTAGGTGGTGTTGTGCCAGGCCGTCAGTCCAGTGCAGGCGGCGGGGTGCGATGTCTGGGAGACAGCTACTACATATCAACTGACGTCAGCCAGTTTGAACCGCATGACGTTGTGGTGATGGCCTACAACCACCATGTCGTTATTCACGCcgagaag GTTATGGATGATGGAAGCATCAGTGACACATTTACCCATAAGTCCCTGTTTCCAGAGGATATGGACCCCCTTTCTGTGTGTGGGAACCTTAACACTGATGGTATCCTGGTTGTGAGCGTCCGCCGGATCTCCACGCCGGGTGGGCTGGAGCCCCTGGGCGTCCCTACCTATCACAGTGAAActcacctttga